In Fusarium oxysporum Fo47 chromosome XI, complete sequence, the following are encoded in one genomic region:
- a CDS encoding major facilitator superfamily domain-containing protein — protein MSDTPKPIVESPPSVEAIEDSELKDGRNEMDVHDRENAVGYSEYLEARDIDFSDAEAKKLRWKLDLVILPMFLVTQALQFMDKTSLNYANLFGYQEALGLKGNQFNYLSAMVYAGYFFGQYPCGWLIGRFPAQKVMAISVFLWGLMVIIMTQSRDYSSALAVRFIMGVFEAAVTPGLTLMTGFWYTRREIPLRQCIWYSSLGWGGIVGSYISMGVSKLPVDLKPERWELIFYILGGATCLWAFVIWFLLPDSPSNARFLNHRERLIAVKRVASNETGIKNKAFDKDQVVLGFTDPKTLLLFTSVFAAAIPNGVVNSFSTIIIRDMGFSTTRTTQLKSVGDAVQIIGLIIGGSIILNVPNSRLLTATAANMLCTISAACMAYLPRDNTWGRLVCFWLVNTQSVGFTVSLTTISSNMAGYTHRSLASALVFTAYCWGNFAGPFVVKKSEAPHFTGATIGLLVGYAIKFCCHLGLLVYMYLINRHRNKTYGPPNKERSNEAVYLTNLRANRPEMNTA, from the exons ATGTCGGACACGCCTAAGCCCATCGTAGAGTCACCTCCTAGTGttgaggccattgaggaCTCGGAGCTCAAGGATGGCCGTAACGAGATGGATGTTCATGACCGAGAGAACGCTGTTGGCTACAGCGAGTACCTTGAGGCTCGCGACATTGACTTCTCAGATGCCGAG GCTAAGAAGCTCCGATGGAAACTCGATCTCGTTATTCTCCCTATGTTCCTCGTCACCCAAGCGCTTCAATTCATGGATAAGACCTCTCTCAACTATGCCAACCTCTTCGGATATCAGGAGGCTCTGGGACTCAAGGGCAACCAGTTCAACTATCTCTCCGCAA TGGTCTATGCAGGTTACTTCTTTGGTCAATACCCTTGTGGGTGGCTCATCGGTCGCTTTCCTGCTCAAAAGGTCATGGCTATCAGTGTCTTCTTATGGGGTCTCatggtcatcatcatgacgCAGAGCCGCGACTATTCAAGTGCTCTGGCTGTGCGGTTCATCATGGGTGTTTTTGAGGCTGCCGTCACACCTGGTTTGACACTCATGACTGGTTTCTGGTATACCCGACGAGAGATTCCACTTCGCCAGTGTATTTGGTACTCATCTCTGGGATGGGGCGGTATT GTTGGGTCATACATCTCTATGGGAGTTTCCAAGCTTCCCGTCGACCTCAAGCCTGAGCGGTGGGAGCTAATCTTCTACATC CTCGGCGGCGCCACTTGTCTTTGGGCTTTCGTCATCTGGTTCCTCCTCCCTGATTCGCCTTCTAACGCACGATTCCTCAACCACCGCGAGCGTCTGATTGCAGTCAAGAGAGTCGCATCCAATGAGACGGGTATCAAAAATAAGGCATTCGATAAGGATCAGGTCGTCCTTGGCTTCACTGATCCCAAGACTCTTCTGCTCTTTACCTCGGTCTTTGCTGC CGCCATCCCTAATGGTGTCGTCAACTCCTTCTCGACCATCATCATCCGCGACATGGGATTTAGCACCACCAGAACTACTCAACTGAAGTCTGTTGGAGATGCTGTCCAGATTATCGGCTTGATCATTGGCGGAAGCATCATTCTCAACGTTCCTAACT CTCGGCTGCTTACTGCTACGGCTGCCAACATGCTTTGCACAATCTCTGCTGCATGCATGGCCTACCTTCCCCGTGATAACACTTGGGGCCGACTTGTATGTTTCTGGCTGGTCAACACCCAGTCTGTTGGCTTCACTGTGTCTCTAACCACCATATCATCCAACATGGCTGGCTACACTCATCGATCTCTTGCTAGTGCCCTGGTCTT TACTGCCTACTGTTGGGGCAACTTTGCCGGTCCCTTCGTCGTAAAGAAGTCTGAGGCTCCTCACTTCACTGGTGCCACTATTGGACTTCTAGTAGGCTACGCTATCAAGTTTTGTTGCcaccttggtcttcttg TGTACATGTACCTCATCAACAGACACCGTAACAAGACCTATGGTCCGCCCAATAAGGAGCGTAGTAACGAGGCTG TTTATCTTACAAACTTGAGAGCAAACAGGCCAGAGATGAACACTGCCTGA
- a CDS encoding Alpha/Beta hydrolase protein — MGQSSSQQATSEPYLAKPSGSCCLKGTIHEGEPRGTWETITDVETYISKPTPEKANGNILLYFPDVWGMFPNGLLVMDAFADAGYLVLGLDYFRGDPVWKHRKDRHTQNPDFDYEAWKRKHTAFADVAVPKWVAAVKKNYGTSTTKFACVGYCFGAPYVCNELKGDTVTVGAFAHPAFLKEHHFADLKKPLFLSCSEVDHTFDVPSRRRALDILQTNKKMFHYQVFSRVEHGFALRGDPKDPYQRWVKEQSLAGIVAWFDYWLSQ; from the exons ATGGGTCAATCATCTTCACAACAAGCCACCAGTGAGCCATACCTTGCTAAGCCAAGTGGAAGCTGCTGTCTCAAAGGCACCATCCACGAGGGCGAGCCAAGAGGCACTTGGGAAACCATCACAGATGTCGAAACATACATTTCAAAACCAACTCCCGAAAAAGCAAATGGAAACATCCTACTATACTTTCCAGATGTATGGGGCATGTTCCCCAACGGGCTGTTAGTCATGGATGCTTTCGCAGATGCAGGTTATCTAGTCTTGGGGCTCGACTACTTCCGTGGC GACCCTGTTTGGAAGCATCGCAAGGACAGGCATACCCAAAATCCTGACTTTGACTACGAAGCCTGGAAGCGAAAGCACACTGCCTTTGCAGATGTTGCTGTTCCCAAATGGGTGGCTGCTGTCAAGAAGAACTATGGAACAAGCACAACAAAGTTTGCCTGTGTCGGCTACTGCTTCGGAGCGCCTTATGTGTGCAATGAGCTGAAAGGCGATACGGTGACAGTTGGCGCTTTTGCTCACCCAGCGTTCCTCAAGGAACATCACTTTGCGGACCTAAAGA AGCCTCTATTTCTCTCATGTTCGGAAGTTGATCACACGTTTGATGTGCCTTCTCGACGTCGAGCGCTGGATATTCTACAGACTAATAAGAAGATGTTTCACTATCAAGTATTTTCTCGTGTTGAGCACGGATTTGCTCTGAGAGGTGATCCCAAAGATCCTTACCAAC GATGGGTAAAGGAACAGAGCCTGGCAGGTATCGTGGCATGGTTCGATTATTGGTTGTCGCAATAG
- a CDS encoding fungal-specific transcription factor domain-containing protein: protein METNGEQGQGESSARSKKQRMSRKYRGLTCANCRAKKVRCEGSQPTCKTCEVYHVECRYDKPPPLSQVVAMARKLQEAEETIERLQGGGSSINHQTLRASIAESVAPASSSFSAEDLSTRVPLSSGLEPVVLETSPTTHQSCLQDPPRPAAAIDGTPQDGLAIDLSVDEHGKICYYGPTSAVHEPLGLASPSTNSISRGDGSKRTDIRAYLVSRARESTIWEEFALGNASLQLGLPRQVMAKLLHLHWTWVAPMFMWVYRPAFMRDMTTGGRYYSELLLLVLCAHASKYYDSNHAQLLFSRVRFLLGDEIQKPSSIPTIQALLQLSARELAQGAISQAWLYSGMAFRMSADLGLQHNGPDIADLKGLDPVDLEIRKRLFWSCYFWDKAISLYTGRLPAVTELPQSPIDFMDDSAESDVWSPYYEDTSPLTRLAPSQYPVMKSHAVSCFANSCKLSVIINDIIVQLYSKRSRAINESSLNDIKARLETWRAESPVHLRYDPEYLPTICPPPHIISQNLLYFTTVILAHRPFWSAPAYYRVCMSAALSMEKLLLMLESTFGFENITYLMGYCIYTGASAVLEDAKNNDGATHPTMQTFLRALNRGMAKCPLLERSLHIIIKGLKRTPVQRPAPDQSLSDNTTTATMNSYIPAFPYLDPVSPNDFDMDAYLNSMSMDAMASLDCYPELQIDLDEMMRHAPA from the exons ATGGAGACCAATGGCGAGCAAGGACAGGGAGAGAGCTCCGCTCGCTCCAAGAAACAGCGGATGTCTCGCAAGTATCGAGGTTTGACGTGTGCCAATTGCCGCGCCAAGAAG GTTCGATGTGAAGGGAGTCAACCGACCTGTAAAACATGCGAGGTCTACCATGTCGAATGTCGCTACGACAAACCCCCACCGCTGTCCCAAGTTGTTGCGATGGCGCGCAAACTTCAAGAGGCAGAGGAGACGATTGAGCGCCTTCAGGGTGGCGGGAGCTCCATCAATCATCAGACCTTGAGAGCTTCCATTGCCGAGAGTGTAGCCCCTGCTTCAAGTTCCTTCAGTGCCGAAGATCTGTCAACACGAGTGCCGCTGTCATCAGGACTAGAACCCGTCGTGCTAGAAACATCTCCTACAACACATCAAAGCTGCCTTCAAGACCCCCCCCGACCAGCTGCAGCCATCGACGGAACACCGCAAGACGGGTTGGCTATAGATCTCAGTGTGGATGAACACGGCAAGATATGCTATTACGGCCCAACATCCGCTGTCCATGAGCCTCTGGGCCTTGCATCGCCATCTACAAACTCAATCAGTCGTGGGGATGGATCTAAGAGGACCGACATCCGTGCTTATCTGGTATCGCGAGCTCGGGAATCGACCATCTGGGAGGAATTTGCTCTTGGAAATGCATCGCTACAACTTGGATTGCCGCGGCAAGTTATGGcgaagcttcttcatctgcacTGGACCTGGGTTGCTCCGATGTTTATGTGGGTGTATAGGCCTGCATTCATGC GTGATATGACGACAGGCGGACGTTACTATTCCGaacttctcctcctcgtGCTATGCGCTCATGCCTCGAAATACTACGACAGTAACCATGCGCAACTACTATTCTCCCGTGTGCGATTCCTCCTCGGCGACGAGATACAGAAGCCTAGCTCTATACCCACCATCCAAGCTCTTTTGCAATTGAGTGCCCGAGAACTAGCTCAAGGAGCCATCTCGCAGGCGTGGCTGTATAGTGGAATGGCCTTCAGAATGTCAGCCGACCTTGGATTGCAGCATAATGGGCCCGATATAGCGGACCTCAAGGGACTGGATCCAGTAGACTTGGAGATTCGAAAGAGGTTATTCTGGAGTTGCTATTTCTGGGACAA AGCTATCAGCCTTTACACAGGGAGACTTCCAGCAGTGACCGAACTACCGCAAAGCCCCATTGACTTCA TGGATGACTCTGCAGAGTCTGATGTATGGTCACCATACTACGAAGACACTTCACCACTTACTCGACTAGCACCAAGCCAATACCCCGTGATGAAAAGTCACGCTGTGTCATGCTTCGCAAACTCGTGTAAACTCtctgtcatcatcaacgataTAATAGTACAGCTCTACTCAAAACGAAGTAGAGCTATAAACGAGTCGTCGCTGAACGATATCAAGGCACGTTTGGAGACATGGCGTGCTGAGTCACCGGTGCATCTGCGTTATGACCCGGAGTATCTACCAACCATATGTCCGCCTCCCCATATCATCTCCCAGAA TCTACTATACTTCACCACTGTTATCCTCGCCCATCGCCCATTCTGGTCCGCCCCAGCATACTACCGAGTCTGCATGAGTGCCGCATTAAGCATGGAGAAACTCCTTCTAATGCTTGAATCAACCTTTGGCTTCGAGAACATCACGTATCTCATGGGCTATTGCATCTACACAGGGGCTTCAGCCGTGCTAGAAGACGCGAAGAACAATGATGGCGCAACGCATCCCACTATGCAGACCTTTCTCAGAGCCCTCAACCGTGGCATGGCAAAATGTCCGCTTCTTGAGCGCAGCCTGCACATCATAATAAAAGGCCTGAAGCGAACTCCAGTTCAACGTCCAGCACCGGATCAGTCGTTATCCGATAACACGACCACAGCTACCATGAACAGCTATATCCCTGCCTTCCCATATCTTGACCCCGTAAGCCCGAATGACTTTGACATGGATGCGTACTTGAATAGCATGAGCATGGATGCGATGGCATCGTTGGATTGTTACCCAGAGCTACAGATTGATCTTGATGAAATGATGAGACATGCACCGGCTTAG
- a CDS encoding AhpD-like protein → MRVPYMPNPPLTSSPEEEAIVAAIAARRHPRPIQPLDLALLHSPHVAAGWNTFVGAIRTKTSLADDLRELAIYRIAVVNRAWYEWMHHEPLAVNSGVSSESMNEIMKEGGLLRSERPEGFNEKQWAVCVVADEMTRNVQVKDETFEWFKSLASDQEVIEVVATVACYNCVSRFLVALDVGERNNTVPEPLPKQL, encoded by the exons ATGAGAGTCCCTTACATGCCCAATCCTCCTCTAACTTCCtccccagaagaagaggcaatcGTCGCAGCAATTGCGGCCCGCCGTCATCCCCGACCCATACAACCCCTCGATTTGGCGCTACTGCATTCCCCTCACGTCGCCGCTGGCTGGAACACTTTCGTCGGCGCCATCCGCACAAAGACGTCACTGGCCGATGATCTACGAGAACTTGCCATCTATCGCATTGCCGTTGTGAACAGGGCTTGGTATGAGTGGATGCACCATGAGCCCTTGGCTGTCAATAGCGGTGTCTCATCAGAGTCGATGAACGAGATTATGAAGGAGGGGGGTTTGTTGCGGAGTGAGAGGCCGGAGGGTTTTAATGAGAAGCAATGGGCTGTTTGTGTCGTGGCTGATGAGATGACGAGGAATGTTCAGGTGAAGGATGAGACATTTGAATGGTTCAAGTCGCTTGCCAGTGATCAAGAGGTAATTGAGGTTGTCGCAACA GTTGCATGTTACAATTGTGTCAGCCGTTTTCTTGTAGCATTAGATG TCGGTGAGAGAAACAATACTGTTCCAGAACCTTTACCAAAGCAACTGTAG
- a CDS encoding Lactonase, 7-bladed beta-propeller-domain-containing protein: MPAIEFANSYGSSMHHLVSGSYTNKTLFLLAFDTIAKTLTLNATVPGFGLHQFVTSNAAKNRVYATAMSEPPQLFSWSVDENYQFTHLDTVNITSSSCYFSDDGNLAFSSGGSTAAIHGLAENGAIGEQVQELYMVPEEEIENVNKTRAAVLYGAHAFDINVNRKGFVPHLGMNSIFMYDIAENGTATPLSINLSPTEGDGPRNSYSSKDGKLLYVMTEHKHVQRASAIPDDVRGVYTFRSNTVQMSRDGKYLFTSTRSWNNTEANGYVAAFALNDDGLLKIEKAVAFYEAPVTLGSAGGLRVAPWQDETNSDPNGITDYMYLSDTSEGWMFILGWTPSNHTLDVVASLHYPDNSTPYEATWLD; this comes from the exons ATGCCTGCCATTGAGTTCGCCAACTCCTACGGGAGCTCTATGCACCACCTCGTGTCAGGGTCTTACACCAACAAGACGCTCTTCCTGCTCGCCTTTGACACCATTGCTAAGACCTTGACTCTGAACGCTACTGTTCCTGGCTTTGGTCTCCATCAATTTGTCACAAGCAATGCTGCAAAAAACCGCGTCTACGCAACCGCCATGAGCGAGCCTCCTCAGCTTTTCTCGTGGTCGGTTGATGAGAACTACCAGTTTACTCATCTCGACACGGTGAATATCA CGTCTTCGTCTTGTTACTTCTCGGACGATGGCAACCTGGCTTTCTCTTCTGGTGGCTCAACTGCTGCTATCCATGGTCTCGCCGAGAATGGCGCTATCGGTGAGCAGGTTCAGGAACTCTACATGGTGCCAGAGGAGGAAATTGAGAATGTGAACAAGACAAGAGCGGCTGTG CTCTATGGTGCTCATGCCTTTgacatcaacgtcaacagAAAGGGCTTTGTCCCTCACCT GGGCATGAACTCCATCTTTATGTACGACATTGCGGAAAACGGTACTGCTACGCCTTTGTCGATCAACCTTAGTCCAACTGAGGGTGATGGACCACGAAACTCCTATTCTAGCAAGGATGGAAAGCTCCTCTACGTG ATGACCGAACACA AACATGTCCAGAGGGCAAGTGCCATTCCTGATG ATGTGCGAGGCGTATATACTTTCCGCAGCAACACAGTCCAAATGTCCCGCGACGGCAAATATCTCTTCACCAGTACTCGCAGCTGGAACAACACCGAAGCAAATGGTTACGTCGCGGCATTTGCACTCAACGATGACGGACTCCTGAAGATCGAAAAAGCCGTGGCTTTCTACGAGGCACCTGTCACTCTTGGCTCTGCTGGTGGTCTCCGAGTTGCCCCTTGGCAAGACGAAACTAACAGTGATCCCAACGGTATCACGGACTACATGTATCTCAGCGATACTTCTGAGGGCTGGATGTTCATTCTTGGTTGGACCCCTTCGAATCATACTCTTGATGTTGTGGCTTCGCTGCACTATCCTGATAACAGCACGCCTTACGAAGCAACTTGGCTTGATTAG
- a CDS encoding acetyl-CoA acetyltransferase, with amino-acid sequence MFSPRGIASILVKAPSDVVILSSLRTPICRANRGSLKDAFPEELLASVLKATIDGVPNLDPSIIEDVAVGVVLYELGGSKAARMAMNHVGYPNTTSLYTVNRACSSSLQAISSTASQIRTGMISVGIGVGMESMTRNLGSPVIDALDCILPMGITSENVAERYGISREDQDTFAVNSHLKAAEARAFGLFSDEIVPVTQKKPDGLGEVVVDTDDGIRPQASSEGLAKLKPAFRENGTSTAAKELGLSGNIMGKFVSAVTVGCAPDEMGVGPVIAIPKLLDSTGLTKDDVHRWEINEAFASQAIYCLRKLDVERACQNNKFNPHGGAIALGHPLGATGARLTSTLLHG; translated from the exons ATGTTTTCACCAAGAGGTATCGCCTCCATACTTGTCAAGGCTCCCAGCGACGTTGTCATTTTATCCTCATTGCGCACACCGATATGCCGTGCGAACCGGGGATCCCTCAAGGACGCGTTTCctgaagagcttcttgcctctgTGCTCAAAGCAACGATTGACGGAGTACCTAATCTGGACCCGTCCATTATAGAGGATGTCGCGGTCGGCGTAGTATTGTATGAGCTTGGGGGCTCTAAAGCTGCACGTATGGCTATGAACCACGTTGGCTACCCAAACACAACGTCCCTCTATACTGTCAATCGGGCATGCTCTTCGTCACTCCAAGCAATCTCATCCACCGCTTCTCAGATTCGAACAGGGATGATCTCAGTGGGAATTGGAGTGGGGATGGAAAGCATGACACGGAACTTGGGA TCTCCCGTTATAGATGCCCTGGATTGCATTCTTCCAATGGGTATTACCTCCGAAAACGTCGCAGAGCGGTACGGTATCTCACGGGAGGATCAAGATACTTTTGCAGTCAACAGCCACCTAAAGGCGGCAGAAGCACGGGCATTTGGGCTTTTCTCGGACGAGATTGTCCCCGTTACGCAAAAGAAGCCTGACGGACTAGGAGAGGTTGTCGTCGATACGGATGATGGCATTCGACCTCAGGCAAGTTCGGAAGGCCTAGCAAAGTTGAAACCGGCCTTTAGAGAAAACGGTACCTCCACCGCTG CAAAGGAGCTTGGCTTGAGTGGTAACATCATGGGTAAGTTTGTTTCTGCAGTCACAGTAGGCTGTGCACCAGACGAGATGGGTGTCGGGCCGGTGATTGCAATCCCAAAGCTGTTGGATAGCACTGGCCTCACGAAGGATGATGTTCACAGATGGGAAATCAACGAGGCTTTCGCGAGCCAGGCAATCTATTGCTTAAGAAAACTAGATGTCGAAAGGGCGTGCCAGAATAATAAGTTCAACCCGCATGGAGGTGCTATTGCTTTGGGGCATCCGCTGGGCGCTACAGGCGCAAGGCTAACTAGCACGTTACTACATGGCTGA